Proteins from a single region of Platichthys flesus chromosome 16, fPlaFle2.1, whole genome shotgun sequence:
- the pdgfbb gene encoding golgin subfamily A member 6-like protein 2 isoform X1, whose amino-acid sequence MSAWVQLVLLAACLRFGVAEGEPLPAALVELVRNSPISSIEDLQLLLLSDSVDEEDGTSAVSGGHRLPRSLDAQPAQQALCKVRTEVVEVTRAMLDRSNANFMLWPPCVEVQRCSGCCNTKSLHCVPVVTHTRYLQVMKIEYISKRPTYTKVVVSVVDHVECRCQPVPRAPAPRKKSSRRQHSHQHRNQTLSQEHGQAKTQSKDELHQWDELKQNQRARLEELLEQHWSPRGDTFTQPGEGYSLAGDDTSRSAGEEVLLVPRWTHNSSRLHGTDENQENMDGNTTVSSVDNVGVEVKNKSVEGGSRSLLDSTEGKVNERNGSRDKGTQTQVPLLQDDKSKFTKNHRGGVSQPVTENPRVKLSPTEETNSERRGNRLRPTKEPNPEPRELARRRDNDTPEEERILQIEEAKLEEERKELLLLHRRLDQEKEILRQQQMGREEEERQREKGTDSRHHPSGKHQHHLQTTTQKPETTTPTTTTRQPSAPAGPRPPARPNHTKRRMRKNRKRISKAAMRAMLM is encoded by the exons ATGAGCGCGTGGGTACAGCTCGTGTTGCTGGCGGCGTGTCTGCGGTTCGGAGTGGCCGAG gggGAGCCTCTGCCTGCAGCCCTGGTGGAGCTGGTTAGAAACAGCCCCATCTCGTCCATAGAggacctccagctgctgctgctctctgactcCGTAG ATGAGGAGGACGGGACCTCTGCAGTCAGCGGAGGTCACAGACTACCAAGGAGCCTTG ATGCCCAGCCGGCCCAGCAGGCTCTGTGTAAAGTCCGCACAGAGGTGGTGGAGGTCACCAGGGCCATGTTGGATCGTAGCAATGCTAACTTCATGTTATGGCCGCCCTGCGTCGAGGTGCAGCGCTGCTCCGGCTGCTGCAACACCAAGAGCCTGCACTGCGTCCCTGTGGTCACACACACCAGATACCTGCAG gtgatgAAGATTGAATACATTAGTAAAAGACCCACTTACACTAAAGTGGTGGTGTCCGTGGTGGATCATGTGGAGTGCCGGTGTCAGCCGGTGCCTCGAGCCCCAGCGCCCAGGAAGAAATCATCACGCAGGCAACACAGCCACCAACATCGGAACCAGACACTCAGCCAAGAACACGGACAG GCTAAGACTCAGTCCAAGGATGAGCTGCATCAGTGGGATGAGCTGAAGCAGAACCAGAGGGCCcgtctggaggagctgctggagcagcactggagccccagAGGAGACACCTTCACTCAGCCTGGGGAAGGCTACAGTCTGGCTGGGGACGACACGTCTCGGTCCGCTGGAGAGGAGGTTCTCTTGGTTCCACGCTGGACTCATAACTCCAGCAGGCTCCACGGGACAGACGAGAACCAGGAGAACATGGACGGCAACACGACAGTTTCCTCAGTGGATAACGTTGGTGTTGAGGTAAAGAACAAGTCGGTAGAAGGTGGGAGTAGGTCACTGCTCGACAGCACTGAGGGAAAAGTCAATGAGAGAAACGGGAGCAGAGAcaaaggaacacaaacacaagtccCATTACTGCAAGACGACAAATCCAAATTTACAAAGAATCACAGGGGAGGTGTCTCACAACCTGTTACTGAAAATCCGCGAGTCAAACTCAGCCCGACGGAGGAAACCAATAGCGAGAGACGTGGGAACAGACTGCGGCCGACGAAGGAACCAAATCCGGAGCCTCGAGAGCTGGCGAGGCGGAGAGACAACGACACTCCGGAGGAAGAGAGGATATTGCAGATTGAAGAGGCaaaactggaggaggagaggaaagagcttctcctcctccacaggagGTTGGACCAGGAGAAGGAGATCCTGAGACAGCAGCAGATggggcgagaggaggaggagaggcagagagaaaaggggacAGACAGTCGCCATCACCCGAGTGGTAAACATCAGCATCATCTGCAAACAACGACACAGAAACCAG AGACGACAACGCCTACGACCACCACACGACAGCCCTCAGCTCCAGCGGGCCCCAGACCTCCAGCTCGTCCCAACCACacgaagaggaggatgaggaagaatcGCAAACGCATCAGCAAGGCAGCTATGAGAGCGATGCTAATGTAG
- the pdgfbb gene encoding golgin subfamily A member 6-like protein 2 isoform X2 — MLDRSNANFMLWPPCVEVQRCSGCCNTKSLHCVPVVTHTRYLQVMKIEYISKRPTYTKVVVSVVDHVECRCQPVPRAPAPRKKSSRRQHSHQHRNQTLSQEHGQAKTQSKDELHQWDELKQNQRARLEELLEQHWSPRGDTFTQPGEGYSLAGDDTSRSAGEEVLLVPRWTHNSSRLHGTDENQENMDGNTTVSSVDNVGVEVKNKSVEGGSRSLLDSTEGKVNERNGSRDKGTQTQVPLLQDDKSKFTKNHRGGVSQPVTENPRVKLSPTEETNSERRGNRLRPTKEPNPEPRELARRRDNDTPEEERILQIEEAKLEEERKELLLLHRRLDQEKEILRQQQMGREEEERQREKGTDSRHHPSGKHQHHLQTTTQKPETTTPTTTTRQPSAPAGPRPPARPNHTKRRMRKNRKRISKAAMRAMLM; from the exons ATGTTGGATCGTAGCAATGCTAACTTCATGTTATGGCCGCCCTGCGTCGAGGTGCAGCGCTGCTCCGGCTGCTGCAACACCAAGAGCCTGCACTGCGTCCCTGTGGTCACACACACCAGATACCTGCAG gtgatgAAGATTGAATACATTAGTAAAAGACCCACTTACACTAAAGTGGTGGTGTCCGTGGTGGATCATGTGGAGTGCCGGTGTCAGCCGGTGCCTCGAGCCCCAGCGCCCAGGAAGAAATCATCACGCAGGCAACACAGCCACCAACATCGGAACCAGACACTCAGCCAAGAACACGGACAG GCTAAGACTCAGTCCAAGGATGAGCTGCATCAGTGGGATGAGCTGAAGCAGAACCAGAGGGCCcgtctggaggagctgctggagcagcactggagccccagAGGAGACACCTTCACTCAGCCTGGGGAAGGCTACAGTCTGGCTGGGGACGACACGTCTCGGTCCGCTGGAGAGGAGGTTCTCTTGGTTCCACGCTGGACTCATAACTCCAGCAGGCTCCACGGGACAGACGAGAACCAGGAGAACATGGACGGCAACACGACAGTTTCCTCAGTGGATAACGTTGGTGTTGAGGTAAAGAACAAGTCGGTAGAAGGTGGGAGTAGGTCACTGCTCGACAGCACTGAGGGAAAAGTCAATGAGAGAAACGGGAGCAGAGAcaaaggaacacaaacacaagtccCATTACTGCAAGACGACAAATCCAAATTTACAAAGAATCACAGGGGAGGTGTCTCACAACCTGTTACTGAAAATCCGCGAGTCAAACTCAGCCCGACGGAGGAAACCAATAGCGAGAGACGTGGGAACAGACTGCGGCCGACGAAGGAACCAAATCCGGAGCCTCGAGAGCTGGCGAGGCGGAGAGACAACGACACTCCGGAGGAAGAGAGGATATTGCAGATTGAAGAGGCaaaactggaggaggagaggaaagagcttctcctcctccacaggagGTTGGACCAGGAGAAGGAGATCCTGAGACAGCAGCAGATggggcgagaggaggaggagaggcagagagaaaaggggacAGACAGTCGCCATCACCCGAGTGGTAAACATCAGCATCATCTGCAAACAACGACACAGAAACCAG AGACGACAACGCCTACGACCACCACACGACAGCCCTCAGCTCCAGCGGGCCCCAGACCTCCAGCTCGTCCCAACCACacgaagaggaggatgaggaagaatcGCAAACGCATCAGCAAGGCAGCTATGAGAGCGATGCTAATGTAG
- the csf2rb gene encoding cytokine receptor common subunit beta: MPLLWVVLWSALPLLVLPSGPDGCRFPESSSSANESPLLESLSCHNDYESFVHCRWRRHGDTSPQLWFQTEDSRKLCVPYSPPGPDEPGTVQCRYETRAFSIGIRHTVFFLENETQTVCSSVRPKPLDLSQHVRARPPEGLSALDPGDGGRWLSWSSPYSLSSSSSSSSSSSSSSPSSSSWSRNLSYQLSYRPEQHDHWTTEDVTNTSVKLDKTLLLPGRRYEARVRARASVGQWSSWSPVVTWKTEEDPGQPPSLQCVLHGEKEVLCSWEVSRELAPFISYQLSCRHRHSAESEICCMNPTVSWEGSSTALRYSCSLNSTDPAHLLLELQPTHTARRFNAYQHIRPNPPRQLRVKEKENKWIVEWTEPSTASKLKLFYQVCYHRADQECSTPLNLSEGFTSLSIRGASLAPSQLHQVKVRSLVVPGHGSMYQGVPSEWTDPVDWTSHAGAWSPTTLIYVVISVFAVMVFFALYCTIPACQRKVVLWVESVPSPHKSNILCEIKCVTSWTLQTEDTSICKVLLDNTSECSSHASLVPITTVDEKLLEADEGFWNCDDLSSPAEKMSFSGPYIFCKRSEPDHKSEEDECLEKEDRTSSEDSPPPAIFNQSADGYVSLPHRSVSRSTQDLVSNSVVNTNTHRQDSVEQDPQRAGTTPGSEKPDLSEAPSREPPPAYTPGPFAPWPQGGSIQASGYCHLPQHTCAK, translated from the exons gagacacgtcCCCGCAGCTTTGGTTCCAAACTGAAGACAGCAG GAAGCTGTGTGTGCCGTACAGTCCACCGGGTCCAGATGAACCCGGGACCGTCCAGTGTAGATATGAAACCCGTGCGTTCTCCATTGGCATCAGACACACTGTCTTCTTCCTGGAGAACGAGACGCAGACTGTTTGTTCCTCTGTCCGACCCAAGCCTCTGGATCTCTCTCAGCACG TGAGAGCTCGTCCACCAGAGGGTCTGTCTGCACTCGATCCAGGAGACGGAGGCCGATGGCTCAGCTGGTCCAGTCCttactccctctcctcctcctcctcatcctcctcttcctcctcatcctcctccccctcctcctcctcctggagcaGAAATCTCAGCTACCAGCTCAGCTACAGACCAGAGCAACACGACCACTGGACT accGAGGACGTCACAAACACCAGCGTGAAACTCGACAAGACACTGTTGCTGCCCGGTCGCAGGTACGAAGCCCGGGTGAGGGCCCGGGCCAGCGTGGGCCAGTGGAGCTCCTGGAGTCCGGTGGTGACCTGGAAGACTGAGGAAG ACCCTGGGCAGCCTCCCAGTTtgcagtgtgtgctgcatggagagaaggaggtgctGTGCAGCTGGGAGGTGAGCAGAGAGCTGGCTCCCTTCATTAGCTACCAGCTGTCCTGTCGACACCGCCACTCTGCAGA GTCTGAGATCTGCTGCATGAACCCAACAGTCAGCtgggagggcagcagcacagcCCTGAGGTACAGCTGCTCACTGAACAGCACAGACCCTGcacatctgctgctggagctccaACCGACACACACGGCCAGGAGGTTCAACGCCTACCAGCACA TCCGTCCCAACCCACCACGGCAgctgagagtgaaagagaaagagaacaagTGGATCGTGGAATGGACTGAACCGAGCACAGCTTCCAAACTGAAACTGTTCTATCAGGTCTGCTACCACAGAGCAGATCAG GAATGTTCCACCCCGCTGAACCTTTCCGAGGGCTTCACGTCCCTCAGCATCCGGGGAGCGTCTCTGGCCCCGTCCCAGCTCCACCAGGTCAAAGTCAGGTCACTGGTCGTCCCCGGACATGGTTCCATGTACCAGGGGGTCCCGTCCGAATGGACCGATCCCGTAGACTGGACCTCACATGCAG GAGCCTGGTCCCCCACCACCTTGATATATGTTGTCATCAGTGTGTTTGCGGTCATGGTGTTCTTCGCACTCTACTGCACCATTCCAGCTTGTCAGAG GAAGGTGGTGCTGTGGGTGGAGTCTGTTCCCTCTCCACACAAAAGTAACATCTTGTGTGAGATCAAG TGTGTGACCAGTTGGACGCTGCAGACCGAGGACACGTCAATCTGCAAAGTGCTACTGGACAACACATCTGAATG ctcctcacatgCTTCCCTGGTGCCGATCACCACAGTTGATGAAAAGCTGCTGGAGGCGGACGAGGGTTTCTGGAACTGCGACGACTTGTCCAGTCCTGCTGAGAAGATGAGCTTCAGTGGACCGTACATCTTCTGCAAG AGGTCAGAGCCCGACCACAAGTCAGAAGAGGACGAGTGTTTGGAGAAAGAAGACAGGACCTCATCAGAGGACTCTCCCCCCCCTGCGATATTCAACCAGAGCGCAGACGGCTACGTGTCTCTACCGCACCGCAGTGTCTCCAGGTCCACACAGGACCTGGTGTCTAACAGCgttgtcaacacaaacacacacaggcaggacaGCGTGGAGCAGGACCCACAGAGGGCAGGTACCACGCCGGGGTCAGAGAAGCCTGACCTCAGCGAGGCCCCCAGCAGGGAGCCACCTCCGGCCTACACCCCTGGACCTTTTGCCCCCTGGCCTCAAGGTGGCAGCATACAGGCCTCGGGGTACTGTCACCTCCCACAGCACACATGTGCAAAGTGA